One segment of Coffea arabica cultivar ET-39 chromosome 7c, Coffea Arabica ET-39 HiFi, whole genome shotgun sequence DNA contains the following:
- the LOC113698707 gene encoding zinc finger protein CONSTANS-LIKE 2-like, with translation MLKQEDTNGGGANTWARVCDTCRSAACTVYCRADSAYLCTGCDARIHAANKVASRHERVWVCEACERAPAAFLCKADAASLCAACDSDIHSANPLARRHHRVPILPIPGTLYGPPATDPGGSMIGQDTEDADDGFLTQDVDETIDENDEDEAASWLLLNPVKNNSHHHHHHQNNSNNNMLFGGEVVDEYLDLVEYSSCQENQYTSHHQYSNQQQHYAVPQKSYGGDSVVPVRSGGAKDQLQLQHQHHQSFQLGLEYEASNTGYAYPVSSMSHSVSISSMDCGVVPESTMSDVSISHHRPPKGTIDLFASPPIQMPQQLTPMDREAKVLRYREKKKTRKFEKTIRYASRKAYAETRPRIKGRFAKRTDVEAEVDQMLSTALMVESGYGIVPSF, from the exons ATGCTGAAACAGGAGGACACCAACGGAGGCGGCGCCAACACCTGGGCCCGGGTGTGCGACACCTGCCGCTCAGCGGCCTGCACCGTCTACTGCCGGGCTGACTCCGCGTACCTCTGCACCGGCTGCGACGCTCGCATACACGCAGCCAACAAGGTGGCTTCGCGCCACGAGCGCGTGTGGGTGTGCGAGGCCTGCGAGCGTGCTCCTGCAGCGTTTTTGTGTAAGGCTGATGCAGCATCCCTCTGTGCAGCCTGCGACTCAGACATCCACTCCGCCAACCCTTTGGCCCGCCGTCACCACAGGGTCCCCATTCTGCCGATTCCGGGAACCCTTTATGGACCCCCGGCTACTGATCCCGGGGGATCCATGATCGGGCAAGATACAGAAGATGCTGATGATGGTTTCTTGACTCAAGATGTTGATGAAACCAtcgatgaaaatgatgaagacGAAGCAGCTTCTTGGCTGTTACTTAATCCCGTTAAAAACAAcagccaccaccaccaccaccaccaaaaCAACAGTAATAATAATATGCTATTTGGTGGCGAGGTTGTTGATGAGTATCTGGACCTAGTTGAGTATAGTTCATGCCAAGAAAATCAATACACTAGCCATCATCAGTATAGCAATCAGCAGCAACACTATGCTGTGCCTCAGAAGAGTTACGGAGGAGACAGCGTGGTCCCGGTTCGTTCCGGAGGAGCAAAAGATCAGCTGCAGCTTCAGCATCAGCATCACCAGAGTTTTCAGCTGGGATTGGAGTATGAAGCATCAAATACTGGGTATGCCTATCCAGTATCTTCCATGAGTCACAGC GTTTCAATCTCATCCATGGATTGTGGTGTAGTCCCAGAGTCTACCATGAGTGATGTCTCCATCTCCCATCATAGACCACCCAAAGGAACCATCGACCTTTTCGCAAGCCCACCAATTCAAATGCCACAGCAACTTACGCCAATGGACAGGGAGGCCAAAGTTCTGAGGTacagagagaagaagaagaccCGAAAATTTGAGAAGACGATCAGGTACGCTTCAAGGAAGGCGTATGCAGAAACCAGACCCAGGATTAAAGGTCGATTTGCAAAAAGAACGGATGTTGAAGCTGAAGTCGATCAGATGCTTTCGACAGCACTAATGGTGGAAAGTGGTTATGGCATCGTGCCATCATTCTGA
- the LOC113698333 gene encoding mediator of RNA polymerase II transcription subunit 18, whose protein sequence is MECVVQGIIETQHVEALEILLQGLCGVHRERLRIHELCLKSCPNLGLVSSEVRLLCDLEQSEPTWTVRQVGGAMRGAGAEQISVLVRNTVESKISKDALRLFYALGYRLDHELLRVGFAFHFQRGAQITVTVSSINKMLKLHSTDEAVPVTPGIQLVEVTAPASSENYSEVVAAVSSFCEYLAPLLHLSKPGISTGVVPTAAAAAASLMSDGGGATL, encoded by the exons ATGGAGTGCGTGGTTCAGGGAATTATCGAGACCCAA CATGTTGAGGCCCTGGAGATTCTTCTTCAAGGACTTTGTGGTGTTCACAGGGAGCGCCTAAGGATCCACGAGTTGTGCCTAAAAAGTTGTCCAAATCTAG GTTTAGTTTCTTCAGAGGTTCGACTTTTGTGTGATCTGGAGCAGTCTGAACCAACTTG GACGGTTCGGCAAGTTGGTGGTGCAATGAGAGGTGCTGGTGCTGAGCAAATTTCGGTGCTGGTCAGGAACACCGTAGAAAGCAAAATAAGCAAGGATGCACTACGCTTATTTTACGCACTTGGCTACAGGTTGGACCATGAACTGCTGAGAGTAGGATTTGCCTTCCATTTCCAGAGAGGAGCTCAGATAACTGTAACTGTGTCTTCAATCAATAAAATGCTGAAACTGCATTCAACTGATGAGGCTGTTCCTGTAACTCCAGGGATACAACTGGTTGAAGTGACAGCCCCTGCTTCATCTGAAAATTATTCTGAAGTTGTTGCTGCCGTATCATCTTTTTGCGAGTATCTTGCACC GCTACTGCATTTGTCAAAACCGGGCATCTCGACTGGGGTTGTTCCTACTGCTGCTGCAGCTGCTGCATCGCTGATGTCAGATGGTGGTGGCGCAACATTGTAG